From Butyricimonas paravirosa, one genomic window encodes:
- a CDS encoding RNA polymerase sigma factor, with protein sequence MVREDIYQELYLAITELPEDCREIFWLYLQGRNNKEIAEILSLPEKDVRACKREAIYRLKSRLGGLFFWLQIMRIV encoded by the coding sequence TTGGTACGGGAAGATATTTATCAAGAGTTGTATTTAGCTATTACGGAATTACCTGAAGATTGCAGGGAGATATTTTGGTTATACCTTCAAGGTAGGAATAACAAGGAAATTGCAGAAATTCTTTCTCTTCCGGAAAAAGACGTGCGAGCTTGTAAAAGGGAGGCTATTTATCGATTAAAAAGCCGCTTGGGTGGTTTATTTTTCTGGTTGCAGATCATGAGAATCGTGTGA